Proteins co-encoded in one Helicoverpa zea isolate HzStark_Cry1AcR chromosome 18, ilHelZeax1.1, whole genome shotgun sequence genomic window:
- the LOC124638675 gene encoding mitochondrial carrier protein Rim2 isoform X2, translated as MSQKDTAIHLLAGGVAGTAGAVVTCPLEVVKTRLQSSKGVGVSPPSPPPPSDNASTSRKICSKIPKHQVQQCARAGHARTPSRMSLIQCIRHIVQTEGPRALFKGLGPNIVGVAPSRAIYFCTYSQAKAILNQNISPDTPIVHLSAASAAGFVSCTMTNPIWFVKTRLQLDGQNVTALQCIKRIYAKTGIKGFYKGITASYMGISETVVHFVLYEGVKARLMAARSVDGVPSDHRSPRDFLEFMGAGAFSKTVASCIAYPHEVARTRLREEGDKYRKFWQTLHTVLKEEGYRGVYRGLGTQLVRQIPNTAIMMSTYEAVVYLLTTHFNSSFYENT; from the exons AGTTGCAGGCACAGCCGGAGCTGTAGTGACATGTCCGTTAGAAGTAGTTAAGACTCGTCTCCAGTCTTCAAAGGGTGTGGGAGTGTCACCACCTTCCCCGCCACCACCATCAGACAATGCTAGCACCAGTAGGAAAATCTGCTCCAAGATCCCTAAACATCAG GTTCAAcagtgcgcgcgcgccggccaCGCCAGGACGCCCTCCAGGATGAGCCTTATACAGTGCATCAG ACACATTGTACAGACTGAGGGCCCTAGAGCATTGTTCAAAGGTCTAGGACCCAACATAGTGGGGGTAGCCCCGTCTAGGGCCATATACTTCTGCACATACTCTCAAGCGAAGGCGATATTGAATCAAAACATTTCGCCGGACACTCCGATCGTGCACCTATCCGCAGCAAGTGCTGCAG GTTTTGTGTCTTGTACAATGACCAATCCGATTTGGTTTGTAAAGACGCGGCTGCAGTTGGACGGGCAGAACGTGACAGCACTGCAGTGCATTAAGAGGATATACGCTAAAACG GGTATCAAAGGTTTCTACAAAGGTATAACGGCTTCGTACATGGGCATCAGTGAGACTGTGGTACACTTCGTTCTGTACGAGGGTGTGAAGGCGCGGCTGATGGCAGCCAGGAGCGTGGACGGCGTGCCTAGCGACCACCGCTCTCCCAGAGACTTCCTCGAGTTCATGGGCGCCGGAGCCTTTTCAAAGACTGTCGCTTCTTGCATTGCTTATCCACATG AGGTAGCAAGAACACGGCTGAGGGAGGAGGGCGACAAATACCGCAAGTTCTGGCAAACCCTGCACACCGTGCTCAAGGAGGAGGGCTACCGAGGAGTCTATAG GGGCCTAGGCACACAACTAGTACGTCAGATACCAAACACGGCAATCATGATGTCAACATACGAAGCGGTCGTGTATCTTCTGACAACACATTTCAATAGTTCCTTCTATGAGAACACTTAG
- the LOC124638675 gene encoding mitochondrial carrier protein Rim2 isoform X1, with amino-acid sequence MSQKDTAIHLLAGGVAGTAGAVVTCPLEVVKTRLQSSKGVGVSPPSPPPPSDNASTSRKICSKIPKHQEAKWGYRRTMGAMFAYSKQADRMLMSYNCQVQQCARAGHARTPSRMSLIQCIRHIVQTEGPRALFKGLGPNIVGVAPSRAIYFCTYSQAKAILNQNISPDTPIVHLSAASAAGFVSCTMTNPIWFVKTRLQLDGQNVTALQCIKRIYAKTGIKGFYKGITASYMGISETVVHFVLYEGVKARLMAARSVDGVPSDHRSPRDFLEFMGAGAFSKTVASCIAYPHEVARTRLREEGDKYRKFWQTLHTVLKEEGYRGVYRGLGTQLVRQIPNTAIMMSTYEAVVYLLTTHFNSSFYENT; translated from the exons AGTTGCAGGCACAGCCGGAGCTGTAGTGACATGTCCGTTAGAAGTAGTTAAGACTCGTCTCCAGTCTTCAAAGGGTGTGGGAGTGTCACCACCTTCCCCGCCACCACCATCAGACAATGCTAGCACCAGTAGGAAAATCTGCTCCAAGATCCCTAAACATCAG GAGGCCAAATGGGGCTACAGACGTACGATGGGCGCGATGTTCGCATACAGCAAGCAGGCAGATCGTATGCTGATGTCGTACAATTGTCAGGTTCAAcagtgcgcgcgcgccggccaCGCCAGGACGCCCTCCAGGATGAGCCTTATACAGTGCATCAG ACACATTGTACAGACTGAGGGCCCTAGAGCATTGTTCAAAGGTCTAGGACCCAACATAGTGGGGGTAGCCCCGTCTAGGGCCATATACTTCTGCACATACTCTCAAGCGAAGGCGATATTGAATCAAAACATTTCGCCGGACACTCCGATCGTGCACCTATCCGCAGCAAGTGCTGCAG GTTTTGTGTCTTGTACAATGACCAATCCGATTTGGTTTGTAAAGACGCGGCTGCAGTTGGACGGGCAGAACGTGACAGCACTGCAGTGCATTAAGAGGATATACGCTAAAACG GGTATCAAAGGTTTCTACAAAGGTATAACGGCTTCGTACATGGGCATCAGTGAGACTGTGGTACACTTCGTTCTGTACGAGGGTGTGAAGGCGCGGCTGATGGCAGCCAGGAGCGTGGACGGCGTGCCTAGCGACCACCGCTCTCCCAGAGACTTCCTCGAGTTCATGGGCGCCGGAGCCTTTTCAAAGACTGTCGCTTCTTGCATTGCTTATCCACATG AGGTAGCAAGAACACGGCTGAGGGAGGAGGGCGACAAATACCGCAAGTTCTGGCAAACCCTGCACACCGTGCTCAAGGAGGAGGGCTACCGAGGAGTCTATAG GGGCCTAGGCACACAACTAGTACGTCAGATACCAAACACGGCAATCATGATGTCAACATACGAAGCGGTCGTGTATCTTCTGACAACACATTTCAATAGTTCCTTCTATGAGAACACTTAG